The proteins below are encoded in one region of Methanomassiliicoccus luminyensis B10:
- a CDS encoding DUF438 domain-containing protein translates to MYQDLMRLDDDPKVRVKAILGSLDKRKSPDEMEGPLRELLENIDPFELDRAEEELIDDGVTLDDIKHICDAHSRAITEVTEAQENFLELPGHPIYTLMEEHLNILRFVEGLRASARAIREDDGDMGDNTTLSEFGPFMKESQKHFQREEDVLFPLLERHRMMRAPAALWSEHDVLRSKEKEISQLIAKRGSMRSEDFAPAFECRVAQLLSLLNAHFYKENHELFPMAIKSLDAHEWNDAKKQFDEIGCGGPVPRHGTVGFTSAEVPTSQIVEEISMPTGNLTSEELEMIMDRLPMDLTYVDKDDKVRFFTTSPDRIFGRTPAVIGRKVQDCHPQKSVHVVQQILDDFKAGKRDQAEFWIDMGGKTVYIRYLALKDKQGKYQGVLEVTQDITRPRELQGERRLLGEK, encoded by the coding sequence ATGTACCAGGACCTGATGAGATTGGATGACGACCCCAAAGTGCGGGTCAAGGCCATTCTGGGCTCGCTTGATAAACGAAAAAGCCCAGATGAGATGGAGGGCCCGCTGCGCGAGCTCCTTGAAAATATCGACCCCTTCGAGCTCGACAGGGCCGAGGAGGAGCTCATTGATGATGGCGTCACCCTCGATGACATCAAGCATATTTGCGACGCCCACTCCCGGGCCATTACCGAGGTGACGGAGGCCCAGGAGAACTTCCTCGAGCTGCCCGGGCACCCCATCTACACGCTGATGGAGGAGCATCTCAACATCCTCCGGTTCGTGGAGGGCCTCCGGGCCTCGGCCCGCGCCATCAGGGAGGACGACGGGGACATGGGTGACAACACGACACTGTCGGAGTTCGGGCCGTTCATGAAGGAATCGCAGAAGCACTTCCAGAGGGAAGAGGACGTCCTGTTCCCGCTGCTCGAAAGGCACAGGATGATGAGGGCGCCGGCGGCGCTGTGGTCCGAGCACGACGTGCTGAGGTCCAAGGAAAAGGAGATCAGCCAGCTCATAGCCAAGCGGGGCTCCATGAGGAGCGAGGACTTCGCTCCCGCCTTCGAGTGCAGGGTAGCCCAGCTCCTCAGCCTCCTCAACGCCCACTTCTACAAGGAGAACCATGAGCTGTTCCCCATGGCCATCAAGTCCCTGGACGCCCACGAGTGGAACGATGCCAAGAAGCAGTTCGACGAGATCGGATGCGGCGGACCCGTCCCCCGGCACGGCACCGTAGGGTTTACTAGCGCGGAAGTCCCAACCTCTCAGATAGTAGAGGAGATATCCATGCCGACCGGGAACTTGACCTCTGAGGAGCTGGAAATGATAATGGACCGACTGCCGATGGACCTGACCTACGTGGACAAGGACGACAAGGTAAGGTTCTTCACCACGTCCCCGGACCGCATATTCGGGAGGACGCCCGCCGTCATAGGACGTAAGGTCCAGGACTGCCATCCCCAGAAGAGCGTGCACGTGGTACAGCAGATACTCGACGACTTCAAGGCCGGGAAGCGCGACCAGGCGGAGTTCTGGATCGACATGGGCGGGAAGACCGTCTACATCCGGTACCTCGCGCTCAAGGACAAGCAGGGGAAGTACCAGGGCGTTCTTGAGGTCACTCAGGACATCACCCGTCCGCGGGAGCTGCAGGGCGAGAGGCGTCTGTTGGGCGAGAAATAG
- a CDS encoding replication factor C large subunit, producing MSEDWTEVYRPRDLSEVVGNPKAVEQLKAWADAWEGGRPARKAAVLIGTPGTGKTSAALALAAEYKWDVVEMNASDQRNADAIRGIALRGALGQTFSSTGEFLSTKEGKLKLIILDEADNISGQEDRGGVPAMAELIRSTKQPVILIVNDWYSLSRKSSALKTETEQIKFATIRSVTVRGVLRKIARDRGVRISDRALELLAEKSKGDLRSAIRDLQAVATGVEEVNESSVMAVDSRDVEKNMNSALDDVLKHRDPAQARRSLGLVDETPDTKLLWIEENLPLVYRDRLDLYHGMDRAARASSFLGRVYRRQYFGFWSYASDLMSYGVCAAKQREYHGFMRYSFPQYLMRMSRSKSNRTLQTNIALKLGAETHLSAHQVRQDVLPYFRAIYQNDKDFRLRMTIDLQLEEDEVSYLMGDKVDSAVVKLVMNEVKKALEPKEAPKQGTAKAERSPEQKAAKPQPAPSQRTLF from the coding sequence GTGAGCGAGGATTGGACCGAGGTCTACCGCCCCCGCGACCTCAGCGAAGTGGTGGGCAACCCCAAAGCGGTCGAGCAGCTGAAGGCCTGGGCGGACGCCTGGGAGGGCGGTCGCCCTGCCAGGAAGGCCGCGGTCCTCATCGGCACCCCGGGGACGGGGAAGACCAGCGCCGCGCTCGCCCTGGCGGCCGAATACAAATGGGACGTGGTGGAGATGAACGCCTCGGACCAGCGCAATGCCGACGCCATCAGGGGCATCGCGCTGAGGGGCGCTCTCGGTCAGACCTTCTCGAGCACCGGTGAGTTCCTCTCCACCAAGGAAGGCAAGCTCAAGCTCATCATACTCGACGAAGCGGACAACATCAGCGGCCAGGAGGATAGGGGCGGGGTTCCGGCAATGGCCGAGCTGATACGCTCCACCAAGCAGCCGGTGATACTCATAGTCAACGACTGGTACTCCCTGTCCCGGAAGAGCTCGGCACTGAAGACCGAAACGGAGCAGATCAAGTTCGCCACCATTCGGTCCGTTACCGTGCGCGGGGTGCTCCGAAAGATCGCCCGGGACCGGGGGGTCCGCATCTCCGACCGCGCGCTGGAGCTGCTGGCCGAAAAGTCCAAGGGGGACCTCCGCTCGGCCATCCGGGACCTGCAGGCCGTCGCCACGGGGGTGGAGGAGGTGAACGAGAGCAGCGTCATGGCGGTGGACTCCCGCGACGTGGAGAAGAACATGAACTCGGCCCTGGACGACGTCCTGAAGCACCGGGACCCCGCCCAGGCCCGCCGGTCCCTCGGACTGGTGGACGAGACCCCCGACACCAAGCTCCTGTGGATCGAGGAGAACCTGCCGCTGGTATACCGGGATCGCCTGGACCTCTACCACGGCATGGACCGGGCGGCCAGGGCCAGCTCGTTCCTGGGGCGGGTGTACCGCCGCCAGTACTTTGGGTTCTGGTCCTATGCCAGCGACCTGATGTCGTACGGAGTGTGCGCCGCCAAGCAGAGGGAGTACCACGGGTTCATGAGGTACAGCTTCCCCCAGTACCTGATGAGGATGTCCCGCAGCAAGAGCAACAGGACGCTTCAGACCAACATCGCCCTGAAGCTGGGGGCGGAAACGCACCTGAGCGCGCACCAGGTGCGCCAGGATGTCCTCCCGTACTTCCGGGCAATATATCAGAACGACAAGGACTTCCGGCTGAGGATGACCATCGACCTTCAGCTGGAAGAGGATGAGGTCTCCTACCTGATGGGGGACAAGGTGGACTCCGCCGTGGTGAAGCTGGTGATGAACGAGGTGAAGAAGGCCCTGGAGCCGAAGGAAGCTCCCAAGCAGGGGACGGCCAAGGCCGAGCGATCCCCGGAGCAGAAGGCGGCGAAGCCGCAGCCGGCGCCGTCCCAGCGCACCTTGTTCTAG
- the twy1 gene encoding 4-demethylwyosine synthase TYW1, which produces MASDPSSDVSRVLERQQYKMHGSHSAVKLCHWVQQSLLKGRPCYKQEFYGIRSHRCLQMTPVVNQCTHNCLFCWRVQGFEAQNVEWKGPEEILDACMAEQRKLVSGFGGDPRCSKEQWKESREPKHVAISLSGEPTMYPRLGEFIEICHRRGMTTFLVTNGTLPEVLEKLDPLPTQLYVTVAAPNEEVYKRLCVPRIPDGWEKLRRTLELFPSLGTRTVVRHTLVNGWNVGWEDEYAKLDAIADPMFIEPKGYVFVGDSRRRMTIDNMPSPAMVAEFGRRLGDRLGMELLMERPDSRVALLGGKGAQVKIPGLDE; this is translated from the coding sequence ATGGCCTCTGACCCCTCTTCCGATGTCTCCAGGGTGCTGGAAAGGCAGCAGTACAAGATGCACGGATCCCACTCCGCGGTCAAGCTGTGCCACTGGGTGCAGCAGAGCCTGCTGAAGGGGCGGCCCTGCTACAAGCAGGAGTTCTACGGCATCAGGTCGCACCGCTGCCTGCAGATGACCCCGGTGGTCAATCAGTGCACGCACAACTGCCTGTTCTGCTGGCGGGTGCAGGGCTTCGAGGCCCAGAATGTGGAATGGAAGGGCCCGGAGGAGATACTGGACGCCTGCATGGCCGAGCAGAGGAAGCTGGTGTCCGGCTTCGGCGGGGACCCCCGTTGCTCCAAGGAGCAATGGAAGGAGTCCCGGGAGCCCAAGCATGTCGCCATCTCGCTATCGGGCGAGCCGACCATGTATCCCCGCTTGGGGGAGTTCATCGAGATCTGCCATCGCAGGGGCATGACCACCTTCCTGGTCACGAATGGCACTCTGCCGGAGGTTTTGGAGAAGCTCGACCCTCTGCCGACGCAGCTGTACGTAACGGTGGCGGCGCCCAACGAGGAGGTGTACAAGAGGCTTTGCGTTCCTCGCATCCCCGACGGCTGGGAGAAGCTGCGCAGGACGCTGGAGCTGTTCCCCTCACTGGGGACCAGAACGGTCGTCCGCCACACCCTGGTCAACGGGTGGAACGTGGGCTGGGAGGATGAGTACGCCAAGCTCGACGCCATTGCCGACCCCATGTTCATCGAGCCGAAGGGCTACGTGTTCGTCGGGGATTCCAGACGCCGAATGACCATCGACAACATGCCCTCCCCCGCCATGGTGGCGGAGTTCGGACGGAGATTGGGCGACCGCCTGGGGATGGAGCTCCTG